Proteins encoded together in one Penaeus vannamei isolate JL-2024 chromosome 9, ASM4276789v1, whole genome shotgun sequence window:
- the LOC113809632 gene encoding uncharacterized protein produces the protein MEQGGLQVNMSTTEGMVSSRTGREEMNLRSGDGRRNQQITEFKYLGSVFTAKGGTEKAVRQRVKEVWKKWKDVTGVVLDKKSPLKLKTKVYKTVLRPVLIYGEETWALRRKEANLLERTEMRMIR, from the coding sequence atggaacaaGGTGGATTACAGGTGAATATGTCAACGACAGAAGGAATGGTGAGCAGTAGAACAGGCCGAGAAGAAATGAATCTAAGATCAGGAGACGGAAGAAGAAACCAGCAAATTACTGAATTCAAGTACTTAGGGTCAGTGTTTACAGCTAAAGGAGGAACAGAAAAGGCGGtgagacagagagtaaaagaagTCTGGAAGAAGTGGAAAGATGTGACTGGAGTTGTACTGGATAAGAAGAGTCCACTGAAACTTAAAACGAAGGTCTATAAGACTGTCTTGAGACCTGTCCTCATATATGGGGAAGAGACTTGGGCcttgagaaggaaggaggcgaaTTTGCTGGAGAGGACCGAGATGCGAATGATTCGATAG